The genomic interval TGACGCGCGGCTGGCTCTTGTCTCCATCTGTTGCGCGCCGCTCGTCGTTTATCCCCTTGTGCGCCTCGGCCAACGGGTGAGACGGACCACGCGTCGGACACAGGAGGCCTTGGAGCGGTTGTCGCACATCACCGCGGAGGCGTTTTCCGGGCATCGGATCGTCAAGGCTTTCTCCGCCGAGGGATTCGAAGGGGGACGCTTCATCCGCGCATCCCAGGCCACTTACCGGATCACGATGAAGGTGGCGAGCACGCTGTCGGCGCTGCCGGCCCTGATGGAGCTGATTGGCGCCGTCGGTGTTGTTTTCGTCCTCTGGTACGGCTCGACCCGGATCCGTAGCGGGGCGATGTCGACGGGTGACTTCGTGGCTTTCGTCAGCGCGCTGCTCCTGATGTACGGGCCGGTCAGGAAGCTCAGCCGGGTCAATGCCAACGTTCAGCAGGCGTACGCGGCGTCCGAGCGTGTATTCGAGGTGATGGACACCGACAGCGAAGTGCGGGAACGGCCGGATGCCCGGCCCCTGGCGCCGGTCCGCTCCGGCATTGCGTTCCGCGATGTCGGCTTCGTCTACGACGACGCGGAGGGCGAGGAGGTTCTGCGCGGGATCTCCTTCGATGTCCCGGCCGGGCGCACGGCGGCGATCGTCGGCCTGAGCGGGGCGGGCAAGACGACGCTGGTCAACCTGGTTCCGCGTTTCTACGACGTGACGGCCGGCGCGATCCTGATTGACGGCGTCGACATTCGGGATGTCACCCTGTCGTCGCTGCGCGCGAGCATCGGCATCGTGACGCAGGAGACGATCCTCTTCGACGACACGATCGCCAACAACATCGCCTATGGTGCGCCGGGCGCCGGACGAGCCGCCATCGAGTCGGCGGCTCGCGCGGCTAACGCCCACGAGTTCATCGAGGAGTTGCCCCACGGCTACGACACGACGATCGGCGAGCGGGGTCAGCGCCTGTCGGGGGGGCAGCGCCAGCGGCTCGCTATCGCGCGGGCCCTGCTTCGCAACGCGCCGATCCTCATCCTGGACGAGGCGACTTCGTCGCTCGACGCCGAGTCGGAGCTTCTCGTGCAGGATGCACTGATTCACCTGCTGAAGGACCGCACGTCGTTCGTCATTGCGCACCGCCTGTCGACGATTCGCCGGGCGGACGCGATCATCGTCGTGGATGGCGGCCGCGTGGTGGAGACTGGCCGGCACGAGGATCTGCTTGCCGATCCGGAGAGCCACTACGCCAGGTTGTACGCCAAGCAGATCTTTGGCCGGTCCGCCAGCGGGGCGCGGGCGCCGGACGGGACGGTGGTCGCGTGATTCGCTCCATGACCGGTTTCGCGTCGCTCACGCGCGAGGCGGACGGTCTGAGAGTCCGCGTCACCGCGCGGAGCGTCAATCATCGCTATCTCGATGTCCAGGTCCGCGTGCCGTCGCCCTTGCTCGCACTGGAATCGGCAATCCGCGAGCAGGTCCGCGAGCGTGTCGCCCGAGGGCGGGTCGAGGTAACTGTCTCGACCGCACTGGCCGATGCGCCGCCGGTTGACGTGCGGGTGGACGAGAGGTTGATCGCCGCGCTTCTCTCGGCGGCCGGACGCCCCGACGTTGCGGGCGCGACCCGCGCCGGCTGGACGGCGGGCGAGTTGCTGGCGTTTCCGCGCGTTGTCACCGTTACGGAACTCCCGCCGGAGGGAGAAGCCGAGGCGGTGAACGGCGTCGTGCGTGACGCCGTCGACGAGGCGGTCGCGGAGCTCGACGCGATGCGCCAGACGGAAGGGGAGCATCTCGCGGCGGACCTCGATCGCCGCCTCGCCGCGCTCGCCGGGCTGATCGAACGGATGGCGGCGGCCGCCGCGGCAGGCGAGGCCGCGCTCCGGGAGCGGTTGACGGCACGTGTTGCGGAACTGGCGCCCGATGTGGCGACGGATCCGTCCGCCGTCGCGCAGGAGGTGGTCCGCTTCGCGGCGCGCTCGGACATCGCGGAAGAACTCACGCGGCTGGACGCTCACGTGGCGCACTGGGCGTCGCTGGCGCGGGGTCCCGAGCCGTGTGGACGCAAGCTCGATTTTCTGTTGCAGGAAATGAACCGCGAAGTGAACACGATCGGATCGAAGGCGGACGGCGGCGACACGCCAGTGCTGGTGGTTGATGCCAAGGCCGAGCTGGAGAAGTTGCGTGAGCAGGTCCAGAACGTGGAGTGAGCGGTAGTGTCGCGTCGTGGAAGGCTGTTCATCGTCTCGGCTCCTTCCGGCACCGGAAAGACGACGGTGGTGGATCGGCTGGTGGAGCTGGTGCCCGGTCTGGTGCGGTCACGTTCGTACACCGCCCGCCCGATGCGTCCGAGGGAGGTCGACCGTGTTGACTATAATTTTGTCGAGGCGTCGCACTTCCGGGAGATGATCGACGCTGGCGCGTTCCTCGAGTGGGCGGAGGTGTTCGGCCGCCTGTACGGCACCGGCGCGGCGGACACCGAACGGCACCGCGCGGCGGGACGCGATGTCGTGCTGGTGATCGACGTGCAGGGAGCCCGGCAGGTGCGATCGCGGGTCGACGCGGTCGGCATCTTCATCCTGCCGCCGTCATTCAGCGAACTGGAACGGCGTTTGCACGCGCGGACGGCTGGCGCGTCGCCGGAGGACTTGGCTCGACGCCTCGAGACGGCGCGCCGAGAGGTGGAAATGAGCGGCGACTACGACTATGTCGTGGTGAACGACGACATCGACGACTGCGTCGAGCGACTCCGCCAGATAGTCCTGGCCGAGCGGTCGTCCGCGGCGGCGATGGCCGACACGGTTCGCGTGGTCGCCGACACGTTCCACCGGCCGGGCCGACGTGTCGAGGACGACTGACCATGGCGCTGGTCGCACTCGGTGTCAGCGGCGGCATCGGCGCCTACAAGGCGGTCGAGGTGGCGCGCGGTCTCCAGCAGAGGGGACACGATGTGGCGGCCGTGATGACCGCCAACGCGCAACGGTTCGTCGGCCCTCTCACGTTTGAGGCGATCACGAAGCGCCGCGTCGCGACCGATCAGTTCGCACCCGGCGTAAACGCCGATATCGATCACATCGCGCTCGCCACCGACGCGGACCTGCTGCTGGTGGCGCCGGCCACCGCGAACGTGATTGGCAAGTTCGCCGGCGGAGTGGCCGACGATTTCCTCTCTTCCCTCTACCTCGCCACCACGGCCCCGGTGCTGCTCGCCCCGGCGATGAACACCAACATGCTGGGGCACGCGGCAGTGCAAGCGAACCTTCGGACGTTGGCCGATCGGGGCGTGCGCTTCGTCGATCCGGGGGAGGGGTATCTCGCCTGCGGCTGGGTCGGCAAGGGACGCCTGGCCGAGCCGGAACAGATCGTCGAGGCGGCCGACGTCGTGCTGCGCGGCCGCCGCGAGTGGGCGGGGCGCGCCCTGCTCGTGACGGCCGGACCGACCTGCGAGGACATCGATCCGGTCCGTTTCCTCGGCAACCGGTCGACCGGTCGGATGGGCCATGCGGTGGCGGCCGAGGCGGCGGCGCGGGGCGCGCGGGTGCTGCTCGTGTCGGGCCCGACCGAACTGCCGCCGCCCGCCGGCGTGGAGCGATTCGCGGTCAGGAGCGCGGCGGAGATGCACGAGGCGGTGATGCGCCTGACCGCCGGCGAAGCCGTCGATGCCGTAGTGATGGCGGCGGCGGTCGCCGACTACACGCCGGCCGCCGGCGCAAGTGCGGCGAAGCTCAAGAAGCGCGACCGCGAGTTGGTGCTGGAACTCCGCCGGACACCGGACATCCTGGCTGACCTGGGCGCACGCCGCGGTGGCGGGCCCAAACCGATCCTGATTGGCTTCGCGGCGGAAACGCAGGATGTCATCGACCACGCCCAGGAGAAGCTGAACGCGAAGCAGGTCGATCTCATCGTGGCGAACGACGTCACGGCGCCAGGCGCGGGTTTCGGCACGGAGACCAACGCGGCCCACCTGGTGAGCGCGGATGGCGTCGAGCCAGTTTCGCTCCGGTCGAAGCACGATCTCGCCCGGATCGTCCTCGACCGGATCGATGCGCGTCTCGCGGCGCGGACGGCGGCCGTCCCGTCGTAGTCCCATCGTGTCCGACCGCGACCAGCGCAACCGGCGGGAACAGGTCGCCGCACACCTGGCGTACTATCGTGCGCTCGGCGTTGCCGGCGTCAGCCGGGATCCGGCGTGGCGCGACCGTCCCGCCGATGCGGCGGCGCGGGCGACGAGCGAGCCGGTTGAGGCCGGCAGCTCCGGCGCCACTTCGCCGCCATCCAAAGCGAGCGAGCCCGGGCCGGGCGAACTCGAGCCGATCGCCGCCCCGCAGGCGGCGTCGTTCCTCGACGAGCCGGTGGTCGTGCCGGAAGGTGCAACGGCGGCTGAGCGCCTCGCGGCGGTCCGCCACGAGCTGGGCGACTGCACCCGCTGCAAGCTCCACGGCGGCCGGAGGCACCTGGTGTTCGGGGTGGGGAACCCGGAAGCCGATCTGATGTTCGTGGGGGAGGCCCCGGGACGCGACGAGGACCTGCAGGGTGAGCCATTCGTCGGTCGGGCCGGGCAGCTCCTGACCCGGATCATCGAGGCGATTGGCCTGCGGCGCCAGGATGTCTACATCGCCAACGTGATCAAGTGCCGGCCGCCCGAGAACCGCAACCCCGAGCCGGACGAGATCGAGACCTGCCGGCCGTTCCTCTACGCCCAGATCGACGTGATCGCACCACGCGTGATCGTGGCGCTCGGGTCTTTTGCGGTGAAGACCCTGCTCGGCGACGATTCCATCGCCATTTCTAGAGCGCGTGGCCGGCTCTACGCGTGTCGGGGCGCGCAACTGGTCCCGACATTCCACCCCGCGTACCTTCTTCGGAGTCCCGACCGGAAGCGGGACGTCTGGGAAGACATGCAGCGGGTCCAGTCGATCCTCCGCGGCTGATGCCCCGTCTGGTGTCGGTCGCGGTGCCGGTGCCGTTCCTCCCTCCGCTTACGTACGGGGTGCCGGCAGGCATGCCGCCGCCGCCCGCCGGCGCGCGTGTCCGCGTTCCGCTCGGTCGGCGCACGGTCATCGGCTGCGTGGTGCCGGAGCCCGACGGCCGGGGCGAGACCCCGTCCGGGACACCCCCGGACGGTGACGTGCGGGATCTGGTCGAGATCCTGGATGAAGCGCCCTACCTGCCGCTCGACGTCGTCCGGCTCGCGCTGTGGGTGGCCGACTACTATGTCTGCGGCGCCGGCGAGGCCATTGCCACCGCCCTGCCGCCGCTTGCGTCACGGTCGACGGATGGTCGCCGGGGCGCGGCCGGCTTCCGCACGCAACGGGTCGTACGCATCACTCCCGCGGGTCTCGCCGCGCTCGCTGCGCCGCCGGGCGATTCGCCGGCCCGGCCCGGGCGCCCGCCGGGCGCGGCTCCGCCCATCCGCCCGCGCCTCGGACCGCGCCAGCGCGATGGCCTCGATCGTCTCGCCGTAACAGGAACGGAGGGCCTGCCGGCCAGCGCCCTCGCCGCGGCCGGTGTGGACAACACGGTCGTCGCGCGTCTCCGGCAGCGCGGCCTGGTGACGGTCGATCTGCGCCGCGTAGACCGCGACCCTTTCGCGCCGGGAGCGGGCGCCCTGCCGCGGGAGCTGGCGTATCCGCCCCGCTCCGCCGCGGTGCGCCGTCTGACGGCCGGCCAGCGCGCGGCGCTCGACACGCTCGGGCCCCTCGCGGCGCGGAACGCGTTCGACGTGGCCCTCCTGCGCGGCGTCACCGGCAGCGGCAAGACCGAGGTGTACCTGCGCCTCGCGCGCGACGTCGTGACCGCCGGCCGCCGCGCGCTGGCGCTGGTTCCGGAAATCGCACTCACGCCGGCCGTGGCGGCGGCGTTCCGCGATGCGTTCGGCGAACGGGTCGCGATTCAACACAGCGGCCTCTCCGACGGCGAGCGCCACGATCAGTGGCACCGGATCCGGAACGGCGCCGTAGATGTCGTCGTCGGGACGCGCTCGGCGGTCTTTGCGCCGCTCGACCGCCTCGGTCTCGTCGTCGTCGACGAGGAGCACGACGCGTCCTACAAGCAGGATGGGAATCCCCGCTATCACGCCCGCAGCGTCGCGATCGTCCGGGCCCAGGCGGCTTGCGCCCTGGTGGTGCTCGGGTCGGCGACACCGTCACTGGAAAGCGCGCACCACGCGGCGCGGCGCAAGTACCACCTGGTCACGATGGACGAGCGGGTGCATCGGCGCCCGCTGGCCGACGTGCGCGTCGTCGACATGCGGAGAGAGGTGGCGGACAGCGGCCCCGATACGGTGCTGAGCCGCCCGCTCCGCGAGGCGCTTGGGGGGACGCTTGACCGGGGCGAGCAGGCCCTGGTCCTGCTGAACCGGCGCGGCTTCGCAGCCGCCATGCTCTGCCGATCGTGCGGCCGGACGTTCGAGTGCCCCAACTGCAGCGTCTCGCTGACCCTTCACCGCGCCGCGGACCGCGTCCGGTGCCACTACTGCAACTACAGCGTCCGCCGCCCGGACACCTGCGCCCACTGCGCCGGTCCGTACCTCGAGGCGGTCGGTTTCGGTACGGAACGGATCGAAGCCGAAGTGGCCGAACAGTTCCCGTCTGCCCGGGTGGCCCGCCTGGATCGCGACGCGGCCCGCCGGCGCGGCGCGCTGGCCTCGCTCCTCGCCGACTTCCGTGACGGAGCGATCCACGTACTGGTCGGTACGCAGATGATCGCCAAGGGGCACGACTTTCCGAACGTGACGCTGGTGGGAGTGATTTCCGCCGATGTCGGCCTCGGTCTGGCCGACTTCCGGGCGGCGGAGCGCACCTTCCAGTTGCTGACCCAGGTCGCCGGCCGCGCGGGGCGGGGCGACCGCCGCGGCGTGGCAATCGTGCAGTCGTTCCACCCGGAGCACTACGCCGTCGTGCACGCGTGCGGCCAGGCGTATCAGCCGTTCTTCGAGGAGGAAATGCGTTACCGCGACCACCTGCGCTATCCGCCGGTCGTGTCGATGGTGAACGCCGTTGTCCGCGGCCGCTCGCTCGGCGCGGCGATGGAGGACGCCGGCGCCCTGGCCACGCTGATCCGTCGAAGCGTCGGTTCCCGCGTACGCGTGCTCGGTCCCGCGGTCGCGCCTCTCGCTCGCCTCCGCGGCCAGCACCGCGCGCAGGTTTTCCTGAAGGGCAACGCGCGACCGGCGATGAGGCAGGCGGTTCGCGCCGCTCTCGATGCCCGCCCCGACCTGCGCCGCCGCGTCACGGTGGATGTCGATCCCGTGAACCTGCTGTAGAAGCCAGCAGTGCGCCGGCGTCCACGCCGGCATCGACTGTTGTTCTCTTGCCGGCCTGGAGGCCGGCGCACCGGGGCGCGCAGTCAGCCGCCGAATTCAAGTGGTGTCGGCGTGAAGCAGACGATGAAGATCGCCGCGGCGGCGAGTGCGACACGTTGGCGGACCGGATCGAGCGGAATGTGCTCGTCGAGGGTGCGTGGATGCCGCGGCCCGGCCAGAATCAGCATCAACACCATCAGGATGGCCCAGACAATCCAGCTCGCGGAGACGAAAGTCAATGCAATGACGATGGCAACGGTGCCGAGGGTAATGGCGGTGGAACGCGGTCCGAGCGCCGCGTAGGCGATGTGCCCCCCGTCGAGCTGGCCGATGGGGAAGAGGTTGAGCGCGGTAGCGAGCAGGCCGAACCAGGCGGCGAAGCCCATCGGGTGGAGGTTGATGGAGTGCCCCTCCGGAATCGGTCCCCAGATCAGCCAGGCGGCGCCCTGGAACAGGAGGGGCTCGCCCAGTGTGAGAACTCCGGCGCCGTTCTCCGGCAGCGGCGTCACGCGTGAAAGCGCGATGCCGAGGAAGAGCGCCGGCACGGCTACGACGAAGCCCGCGATCGGCCCTGCCGCGCCGACGTCGAACAGGATGGGTTTGGTGGGAATGCGGCCGTGGATCCGGATGAAGGCGCCGATGGTGCCGGTCAGGAGCGGCGCAGGGAGGAAGTACGGCAGCGAGGCGTCGATTCGGTAGTAGCGGCACGCCAGGTAGTGACCCATTTCGTGCACGCCCAGGATCGCCAGGATGGTCAGGCTGTACCAGGCGCCGTCGAGAAACGAGACGGCCGGCGGATCGCGCGTGAAGTCGGACATGAAGCCTGCGTAGTGGCCGCTCCCGACGTACATGGTGCTGGTAACGGTGGCGAGAAACAGCGCCGCATGAATCAAGCGCGGGCGGCGGCGCACGGGCGGCGGCGGCGGTGGCGCTTCCGGAAACGGGACGGCGATCGGCTCGGTCAGGTCCCTATGTCCTGGAGGTCCTTGCCCGGCTTGAATCGGATGGTTCGCCCGGGCGGGATTCGGACCTCCTGCCCCGTGCGCGGGTTGCGACCGATGCCCCGTTTCCGCGGACGCACCGAGAAAACGCCGAACCCGCGAAGCTCGATCCGTTCACCGCGCTGCAGCGAGTGGCTGAGCGCGTTGAGCATCGTCTCCACCGCCCGCTCGGACTGCTGCTTGGTGATGGCGGCGGCCTGCGACACGCGGTTGACGAGGTCAGCCTTGATCATGGCGTGTGGTCGGATCAGAATGGAGCACCATCATACAAGAGCGCCGTCCGCGTGTCGTTCTCGCCGGCCGTCCCAACGTTGGCAAGTCGACCCTCTTCAACCGCCTGACGGGCGAGCGTCGCGCCATCGTAACGCCCATCGCGGGGACGACGCGCGACGTAATGCGCCAGCCCGTCGAATGGCTCGGCACGACGGTCGATCTGCTTGACACCGGCGGACTGTTCGGCGCCAGCGAGGATCCCCTGCACGGTGCGGTGGCCGCACAGGGCCTTGGCGCGCTCGACACCGCCGCCGTGATCGTCGTCCTGGTCGATGCCCGCGATGGTCTCGTGCCGGCGGACGAGGAGGTGGTGGCGCGGGCCCGCCGCGCCGCCGCGCCGCTCGTTCTCGCGGTGAACAAGGTGGACGATCAGCGCGATGCCGGCGTGGTGGCGGCGTTCGCCCCACTGGCCGTGGAGCCGGCGCTTCCGATCGCGGCCGAGCATGGCCTCGGCGTCGGAGACCTGCTCGATGCGGTCGTGGAGCGGCTGCCGCCGTCATTCCGCCCCGCCCGTTCCAGGCGGGGTTCCGAACATGATCGGACGGTGGCGCCGGACGATTCGGATGCAACCGCTGGCCGCGATCCGACCGAGACCGGCGTGGC from Acidobacteriota bacterium carries:
- a CDS encoding ABC transporter ATP-binding protein; translation: MHPMLRLARYARPHRVRFIGAVAGMAVYAAAQGALVWLLKPIVDEVLVADALSDGVQFGVIAAGILGFTLAKGIGGYCSAYLMTDVGQRVVRDLRDGLFRHILDQSASFFSRHTTGGLMSRMSNDIMRIQQVLSETAGDLLRESITVLVLAGVLVWIDARLALVSICCAPLVVYPLVRLGQRVRRTTRRTQEALERLSHITAEAFSGHRIVKAFSAEGFEGGRFIRASQATYRITMKVASTLSALPALMELIGAVGVVFVLWYGSTRIRSGAMSTGDFVAFVSALLLMYGPVRKLSRVNANVQQAYAASERVFEVMDTDSEVRERPDARPLAPVRSGIAFRDVGFVYDDAEGEEVLRGISFDVPAGRTAAIVGLSGAGKTTLVNLVPRFYDVTAGAILIDGVDIRDVTLSSLRASIGIVTQETILFDDTIANNIAYGAPGAGRAAIESAARAANAHEFIEELPHGYDTTIGERGQRLSGGQRQRLAIARALLRNAPILILDEATSSLDAESELLVQDALIHLLKDRTSFVIAHRLSTIRRADAIIVVDGGRVVETGRHEDLLADPESHYARLYAKQIFGRSASGARAPDGTVVA
- a CDS encoding YicC family protein, giving the protein MIRSMTGFASLTREADGLRVRVTARSVNHRYLDVQVRVPSPLLALESAIREQVRERVARGRVEVTVSTALADAPPVDVRVDERLIAALLSAAGRPDVAGATRAGWTAGELLAFPRVVTVTELPPEGEAEAVNGVVRDAVDEAVAELDAMRQTEGEHLAADLDRRLAALAGLIERMAAAAAAGEAALRERLTARVAELAPDVATDPSAVAQEVVRFAARSDIAEELTRLDAHVAHWASLARGPEPCGRKLDFLLQEMNREVNTIGSKADGGDTPVLVVDAKAELEKLREQVQNVE
- a CDS encoding guanylate kinase, giving the protein MSRRGRLFIVSAPSGTGKTTVVDRLVELVPGLVRSRSYTARPMRPREVDRVDYNFVEASHFREMIDAGAFLEWAEVFGRLYGTGAADTERHRAAGRDVVLVIDVQGARQVRSRVDAVGIFILPPSFSELERRLHARTAGASPEDLARRLETARREVEMSGDYDYVVVNDDIDDCVERLRQIVLAERSSAAAMADTVRVVADTFHRPGRRVEDD
- the coaBC gene encoding bifunctional phosphopantothenoylcysteine decarboxylase/phosphopantothenate--cysteine ligase CoaBC, which produces MALVALGVSGGIGAYKAVEVARGLQQRGHDVAAVMTANAQRFVGPLTFEAITKRRVATDQFAPGVNADIDHIALATDADLLLVAPATANVIGKFAGGVADDFLSSLYLATTAPVLLAPAMNTNMLGHAAVQANLRTLADRGVRFVDPGEGYLACGWVGKGRLAEPEQIVEAADVVLRGRREWAGRALLVTAGPTCEDIDPVRFLGNRSTGRMGHAVAAEAAARGARVLLVSGPTELPPPAGVERFAVRSAAEMHEAVMRLTAGEAVDAVVMAAAVADYTPAAGASAAKLKKRDRELVLELRRTPDILADLGARRGGGPKPILIGFAAETQDVIDHAQEKLNAKQVDLIVANDVTAPGAGFGTETNAAHLVSADGVEPVSLRSKHDLARIVLDRIDARLAARTAAVPS
- a CDS encoding uracil-DNA glycosylase, which produces MASSQFRSGRSTISPGSSSTGSMRVSRRGRRPSRRSPIVSDRDQRNRREQVAAHLAYYRALGVAGVSRDPAWRDRPADAAARATSEPVEAGSSGATSPPSKASEPGPGELEPIAAPQAASFLDEPVVVPEGATAAERLAAVRHELGDCTRCKLHGGRRHLVFGVGNPEADLMFVGEAPGRDEDLQGEPFVGRAGQLLTRIIEAIGLRRQDVYIANVIKCRPPENRNPEPDEIETCRPFLYAQIDVIAPRVIVALGSFAVKTLLGDDSIAISRARGRLYACRGAQLVPTFHPAYLLRSPDRKRDVWEDMQRVQSILRG
- the priA gene encoding primosomal protein N'; the encoded protein is MPRLVSVAVPVPFLPPLTYGVPAGMPPPPAGARVRVPLGRRTVIGCVVPEPDGRGETPSGTPPDGDVRDLVEILDEAPYLPLDVVRLALWVADYYVCGAGEAIATALPPLASRSTDGRRGAAGFRTQRVVRITPAGLAALAAPPGDSPARPGRPPGAAPPIRPRLGPRQRDGLDRLAVTGTEGLPASALAAAGVDNTVVARLRQRGLVTVDLRRVDRDPFAPGAGALPRELAYPPRSAAVRRLTAGQRAALDTLGPLAARNAFDVALLRGVTGSGKTEVYLRLARDVVTAGRRALALVPEIALTPAVAAAFRDAFGERVAIQHSGLSDGERHDQWHRIRNGAVDVVVGTRSAVFAPLDRLGLVVVDEEHDASYKQDGNPRYHARSVAIVRAQAACALVVLGSATPSLESAHHAARRKYHLVTMDERVHRRPLADVRVVDMRREVADSGPDTVLSRPLREALGGTLDRGEQALVLLNRRGFAAAMLCRSCGRTFECPNCSVSLTLHRAADRVRCHYCNYSVRRPDTCAHCAGPYLEAVGFGTERIEAEVAEQFPSARVARLDRDAARRRGALASLLADFRDGAIHVLVGTQMIAKGHDFPNVTLVGVISADVGLGLADFRAAERTFQLLTQVAGRAGRGDRRGVAIVQSFHPEHYAVVHACGQAYQPFFEEEMRYRDHLRYPPVVSMVNAVVRGRSLGAAMEDAGALATLIRRSVGSRVRVLGPAVAPLARLRGQHRAQVFLKGNARPAMRQAVRAALDARPDLRRRVTVDVDPVNLL
- a CDS encoding site-2 protease family protein, whose amino-acid sequence is MRRRPRLIHAALFLATVTSTMYVGSGHYAGFMSDFTRDPPAVSFLDGAWYSLTILAILGVHEMGHYLACRYYRIDASLPYFLPAPLLTGTIGAFIRIHGRIPTKPILFDVGAAGPIAGFVVAVPALFLGIALSRVTPLPENGAGVLTLGEPLLFQGAAWLIWGPIPEGHSINLHPMGFAAWFGLLATALNLFPIGQLDGGHIAYAALGPRSTAITLGTVAIVIALTFVSASWIVWAILMVLMLILAGPRHPRTLDEHIPLDPVRQRVALAAAAIFIVCFTPTPLEFGG
- a CDS encoding integration host factor subunit beta, producing the protein MIKADLVNRVSQAAAITKQQSERAVETMLNALSHSLQRGERIELRGFGVFSVRPRKRGIGRNPRTGQEVRIPPGRTIRFKPGKDLQDIGT